A window of Nicotiana tabacum cultivar K326 chromosome 24, ASM71507v2, whole genome shotgun sequence contains these coding sequences:
- the LOC107765994 gene encoding putative leucine-rich repeat receptor-like protein kinase At1g68400 — MAKKLHYTVLSFFFLFSLLKYSSSLNPDIQPLLAFKSACDQTNSLSNWNSSTNPCTWTGVSCLNNRVSRLVLENLNLKGSFQNLSSLKELRVLSLKNNQFSGPVPNLSKLTALKLLFLSHNEFSGDFPVSLTSLFKLYRLDLSYNNFSGEIPASVNRLTHLLTLRLEENDFSGEISGVKLSNLQEFNVSGNKLVGEIPISLSGFPVSAFVKNRVLCGFPLPKCAVNIPRDPTMAAPVSPKSTVASSPSILPVTTTSAGPKVTRHSSGSKMSSLAIIAIILGDVFVLVVVCLLLYCFFCTRKMSSQKHGSHILEGEKIVYSSSPYPNTGLGQGQTGGFERGKMVFFEGAKRFELEDLLRASAEMLGKGGFGTAYKAVLDDGNVVAVKRLKELNVCGKREFEQQMEVLGRLRHPNLVGLKAYYFARDEKLLVYDFMTNGNLFWLLHGNRGPGRTPLDWTTRLKIAAGAARGLAFIHNSCKSLKLTHGNIKSTNILIDKGGNARVSDFGLAIFATPSSVPKTNGYRAPEVALDGRKITQKSDVYSFGVLLLELLTGKCPSVVDNGGLGTGYGGVVDLPRWVQSVVREEWTAEVFDLELMRYKDIEEEMVGLLQIAMACTAASPDQRPKINYVVKMIEELRGVEVSPSHDTADSVSDSPAVSEDNTCGASQ, encoded by the exons ATGGCTAAAAAACTCCATTACACagtcctttctttcttcttcctcttctctctTCTCAAATATTCCTCTTCTCTAAACCCAGATATTCAACCATTACTAGCTTTCAAATCAGCTTGTGACCAAACCAACTCACTTTCCAACTGGAACTCTAGCACCAACCCATGTACATGGACTGGAGTTTCATGTCTTAACAACCGAGTCTCTCGACTTGTTCTTGAAAATCTTAACCTCAAAGGGTCTTTTCaaaacctttcatctttgaaagaACTTCGCGTATTAAGCTTAAAAAACAACCAATTTTCAGGTCCAGTTCCGAATCTTTCTAAACTTACTGCACTTAAACTACTGTTCCTTTCGCATAATGAGTTTTCTGGGGATTTTCCTGTGTCTTTAACGTCTCTTTTTAAGCTGTACCGGCTTGATCTGTCGTATAATAACTTTTCCGGTGAGATTCCGGCGAGTGTAAACCGTTTAACTCATTTGCTTACTCTTCGTTTAGAAGAAAATGATTTTTCCGGTGAGATTTCTGGGGTTAAGCTATCTAACCTTCAAGAGTTTAATGTTTCGGGTAATAAACTTGTTGGGGAAATACCCATTTCGCTTTCTGGTTTTCCGGTTTCTGCATTTGTTAAAAACCGGGTTCTTTGTGGTTTTCCATTGCCAAAATGTGCGGTGAATATTCCTCGTGACCCGACAATGGCAGCTCCGGTGAGTCCGAAAAGTACTGTGGCTTCTTCTCCTAGTATATTGCCTGTGACCACAACATCCGCTGGTCCAAAAGTAACGCGTCATAGCAGTGGAAGTAAGATGAGTTCATTAGCAATAATCGCTATTATACTTGGGGATGTgtttgttcttgttgttgtttgtttattGCTGTACTGTTTCTTCTGCACTCGGAAAATGTCATCTCAGAAACATGGGTCACACATTCTTGAAGGTGAGAAAATTGTGTACTCGTCGAGCCCGTATCCGAATACGGGCTTGGGTCAGGGCCAAACGGGCGGGTTCGAGAGGGGGAAGATGGTGTTTTTCGAAGGGGCGAAGAGATTTGAGCTTGAGGATTTGTTGAGAGCGTCGGCTGAGATGTTGGGGAAAGGTGGATTTGGTACTGCTTATAAGGCAGTGTTGGATGATGGAAATGTAGTGGCTGTGAAAAGATTGAAAGAATTGAATGTTTGTGGGAAAAGAGAATTTGAGCAACAAATGGAagttttgggaagacttagaCACCCAAATTTGGTTGGTTTGAAAGCATATTATTTTGCTAGAGATGAGAAGTTGTTGGTCTATGATTTCATGACTAATGGCAACTTGTTTTGGCTTCTTCATG GAAACAGAGGGCCGGGAAGAACTCCTTTAGACTGGACAACAAGGTTAAAGATTGCAGCCGGAGCGGCTCGAGGGCTAGCCTTTATCCACAACTCATGCAAATCCTTGAAACTAACTCATGGCAATATCAAATCAACTAACATCCTCATTGACAAAGGTGGCAATGCACGTGTCTCCGACTTTGGTCTAGCCATCTTCGCGACGCCATCTTCCGTCCCAAAAACCAATGGCTACCGAGCCCCTGAAGTAGCATTGGATGGTcgaaaaataactcaaaaatccGACGTCTACTCATTCGGGGTCCTACTCCTCGAGCTGCTAACCGGAAAATGCCCCTCGGTCGTGGATAATGGTGGTCTTGGAACCGGCTATGGAGGCGTCGTGGACTTGCCGAGGTGGGTGCAATCCGTGGTGAGGGAAGAGTGGACAGCGGAAGTGTTTGATTTGGAGTTGATGAGGTATAAGGACATTGAGGAAGAAATGGTGGGGTTATTGCAGATAGCAATGGCTTGTACTGCAGCATCACCAGATCAAAGGCCAAAGATAAATTATGTTGTGAAAATGATTGAAGAGTTGCGTGGGGTTGAGGTTTCACCTTCTCATGACACTGCTGATTCTGTTTCTGACTCTCCTGCTGTTTCTGAAGATAATACATGTGGTGCAAGTCAGTGA
- the LOC107765993 gene encoding glycosyltransferase BC10-like has protein sequence MCVFLCPKTMKNQDQNSIAMAIKLFNTPLNILNLLSSFFFFACGLTCGIIFTFYFKNFYSLNLQVINSQILSYSSSSQPFSPPPPPSPPPRSPPPRVGLNEYIKPPSLLQHDMSDKELLWRASMVPKIQEFPFKRVPKVAFMFLTRGPVLLSPLWEMFFKGNEGFYSIYVHSDPSYNQSQPESPIFHGRRIPSKEVEWGKVNMVEAEKRLLANALLDISNQRFVLLSEACIPLFNFSTIYTYLMNSTKNFVETYDLPGPVGRGRYRHQMSPTIKIQQWMKGSQWFEIDRDLAIEVVSDKTYFPAFQKYCTGSCYADEHYLPTFVSMKFGKMNSGRTLTWVDWSKGGPHPTRFHRSDVTVEFLEKLRSESQCVYNGEKTNVCYLFARKFTTHALSRLLIFAPMVMHFNR, from the exons atGTGTGTTTTCCTTTGTCCAAAGACAATGAAAAATCAAGACCAAAACTCCATAGCAATGGCTATCAAACTATTCAACACCCCATTAAATATTCTAAatctcctttcttctttcttcttctttgctTGTGGTTTAACTTGTGGTATTATTTTCACTTTTTATTTCAAGAATTTTTATAGCCTCAATTTACAAGTCATTAATAGCCAAATATtatcttattcttcttcttcacaacccTTTTCACCACCACCTCCACCATCACCACCGCCGCGGTCGCCGCCACCCCGAGTAGGGTTAAATGAGTATATTAAACCACCTAGTTTACTTCaacatgatatgagtgataaagAATTATTATGGAGAGCTTCTATGGTACCAAAAATTCAAGAATTTCCATTTAAAAGAGTTCCAAAAGTTGCTTTTATGTTTTTAACAAGAGGGCCAGTTTTATTATCACCACTTTGGGAAATGTTCTTTAAAGGAAATGAAGGGTTTTACTCCATTTATGTGCATTCTGATCCTTCTTATAATCAATCACAACCTGAAAGTCCAATTTTTCATGGCAGGAGAATTCCAAGCAAG GAAGTGGAATGGGGCAAAGTAAATATGGTAGAGGCTGAGAAAAGACTACTAGCAAATGCTCTTCTTGACATCTCCAACCAAAGATTTGTTCTCCTTTCAGAGGCTTGCATTCCCTTGTTCAATTTCTCTACAATCTACACTTATCTAATGAACTCCACGAAAAATTTCGTGGAGACATATGATCTTCCCGGCCCAGTGGGCCGGGGCCGATATCGTCATCAAATGAGCCCAacaatcaagattcaacaatgGATGAAAGGGTCTCAATGGTTCGAAATAGATAGAGATCTTGCTATCGAGGTTGTTTCAGACAAGACGTATTTTCCAGCATTCCAGAAATATTGCACAGGTTCGTGTTATGCTGACGAGCATTACTTGCCGACATTTGTGAGCATGAAATTCGGGAAGATGAATTCGGGTCGGACCTTGACTTGGGTCGATTGGTCGAAAGGCGGGCCCCACCCGACCCGATTCCATAGGTCAGATGTCACTGTGGAGTTCTTGGAGAAGTTGAGGAGTGAAAGCCAATGTGTGTACAATGGTGAGAAGACAAATGTGTGTTATTTGTTTGCAAGGAAGTTCACTACTCATGCTTTGAGTAGACTTCTGATTTTTGCACCAATGGTTATGCATTTCAACAGATAA
- the LOC107765996 gene encoding glycosyltransferase BC10-like, translated as MYIAMSVREISIRIKREVEQMSFQIVTTIVFTLSMAFFVLLLGMFINDQFKKIVIYEDFYFPHQLTTLSSPIYNLSVVSTHLVCNSSSNSSSNKSMDLKDFLSPKDLWHAMNDDELMWRASMVSQVKEYPFNRTPKVAFLFLTRGRLPLAPLWEMFFKRNEGLFSIYLHTSPEFNFEPPPSSVFYKRRIPSQTVQWGRASMIDAERRLLANALLDISNERFILLSETCIPLFNFTTIYNFLTKSNQSFLGLFDDPRKIGRGRYNKRMHPIITISDWRKGSQWFEVHRKLALKIISDVTYYPVFKNYCTPPCYMDEHYLPTLVNKVCPKLTSNWSVTWADWSAGGSHPTTFLRKDVTEEFLDSVRYGFNCSYNGELSSICFLFGRKFHPSTLQPLLRIGPKLLGFG; from the exons ATGTACATAGCCATGTCTGTTAGAGAAATCTCTATACGCATAAAAAGAGAAGTTGAACAAATGAGTTTCCAAATTGTTACTACCATTGTCTTTACTTTGTCTATGGCATTTTTTGTACTACTCTTAGGAATGTTCATCAATGACCAATTCAAGAAGATTGTtatctatgaagatttctacttTCCTCATCAACTCACTACACTCTCATCACCAATCTACAATCTCTCAGTCGTCTCGACACATCTTGTTTGTAACTCTTCATCTAATTCTAGTTCAAATAAGAGCATGGATTTGAAAGATTTTCTTTCTCCTAAGGATCTTTGGCACGCGATGAACGACGATGAACTAATGTGGAGAGCTTCAATGGTGTCTCAAGTAAAAGAATACCCTTTTAATAGAACTCCAAAAGTGGCATTCTTGTTCTTAACAAGGGGAAGATTGCCTTTAGCACCACTTTGGGAGATGTTCTTTAAAAGAAATGAAGGGTTGTTTTCAATATACCTACATACTTCACCAGAGTTCAACTTTGAGCCTCCACCATCATCTGTGTTTTACAAAAGGAGGATACCTAGCCAG ACAGTACAATGGGGAAGAGCAAGTATGATTGATGCAGAGAGACGACTTCTTGCAAATGCACTCCTCGACATCTCCAACGAAAGATTCATATTACTCTCCGAAACATGCATTCCTTTGTTCAACTTCACTACAATTTACAATTTCCTAACAAAATCCAACCAAAGTTTCCTAGGATTATTCGACGATCCGAGGAAAATAGGTCGTGGGAGGTACAACAAACGTATGCACCCGATCATAACAATTTCAGATTGGCGAAAGGGCTCGCAATGGTTCGAAGTTCATCGCAAACTCGCCCTTAAAATTATCTCTGACGTGACATATTACCCTGTTTTTAAGAATTATTGTACACCACCTTGTTACATGGACGAACATTACTTGCCAACATTAGTGAACAAAGTTTGTCCTAAATTAACGTCGAATTGGAGCGTTACATGGGCCGATTGGTCGGCTGGCGGCTCGCACCCGACAACATTTTTGAGAAAAGATGTAACGGAGGAGTTTTTGGATAGTGTTAGGTATGGGTTTAATTGTAGTTATAATGGAGAGTTGAgttcaatttgttttctttttgggaGGAAGTTTCATCCTAGTACTTTGCAACCTTTACTTAGGATTGGACCAAAGTTGCTTGGTTTTGGTTGA